The Arachis ipaensis cultivar K30076 chromosome B07, Araip1.1, whole genome shotgun sequence genome includes a window with the following:
- the LOC107606847 gene encoding ATP-dependent DNA helicase PIF1-like translates to MSDDEIKQLCLMDIDKILHSYGKTLKDYPPMPLATEVDNSLLTERVIREELNFNRDDLKKNASDMLAITTPEQRYAFDKIVTAVYCDEGGFFFVYGHGGTGKTFLWNLMSAEIRSRGNIESQLDLYGPELLNSINCSGLPPHKLILKVGVPVMLLRNIDQSSGLCNGTRLQVRKLGNHVIECEVLTGNNVGHIALIPRMNMVPTNETVPVRFQRRQFPIIVSFAMTINKSQGQTLSHVGLYLPGPVFTHGQLYVALSRVKSKRGLKVLLMNHVGMSANSTINVVYREVFEKIVF, encoded by the exons ATGTCAGATGATGAGATTAAGCAGTTGTGCTTAATGGATATAGACAAGATCTTACATTCCTATGGTAAGACCTTGAAAGACTATCCTCCTATGCCTTTAGCAACTGAAGTTGATAATTCTTTGTTAACCGAAAGGGTTATAAGGGAAGAGCTAAACTTTAACAGGGATGATTTAAAGAAAAATGCCTCAGACATGTTAGCCATCACAACACCTGAGCAGAGATATGCATTCGATAAAATTGTTACAGCTGTGTATTGTGATGAAGGGGGTTTTTTCTTTGTGTATGGTCATGGAGGTACTGGAAAAACATTTCTCTGGAACCTTATGTCTGCTGAGATTCGCTCAAGGG GGAATATAGAGAGTCAACTAGATCTCTATGGTCCTGAATTACTGAATAGCATAAATTGCTCTGGTTTGCCTCCACATAAATTAATACTCAAGGTTGGTGTTCCGGTGATGTTACTGAGGAATATTGACCAATCCAGTGGTCTTTGTAATGGTACAAGGCTACAAGTTAGGAAGCTTGGAAATCATGTCATAGAATGCGAAGTCTTAACGGGTAATAATGTTGGTCATATTGCTTTGATTCCAAGAATGAATATGGTACCAACAAATGAAACTGTCCCAGTTAGATTCCAACGAAGACAGTTTCCCATAATAGTATCGTTTGCCATGACAATTAATAAGTCTCAGGGACAAACTTTATCTCATGTTGGATTGTACTTGCCCGGACCAGTTTTTACACATGGCCAACTATATGTGGCactttcaagagttaagagtaagagaggttTAAAAGTTTTACTTATGAATCACGTAGGAATGTCTGCAAATTCAACTATCAATGTTGTTTATAGAGAAGTCTTTGAAAAAATAGTATTctaa
- the LOC107606850 gene encoding uncharacterized protein LOC107606850 has product MLLILENNDKLSDPDQYDSLVRAEIPCKEAEPHLHEAVLRHMVHGSCKTLNQSSPRMKNGQCKRNYPKEFVAETRRGDDSYPQYWRQFDTPIPINQNVTIDYRWVVSYNPWLLLKYDCHINVEICSSIKSIKYLYKYCYKGPDCVAMEVHRSSHYDEVKQFIDARWIAAPEACWRIFKFNLYRMYPSVERLQVRLPNQHQVSFYEHQTISEIVNDEYFSRTMLTEFFALNRVDDQQSRHLLYREISEYYSWHNKEKEWRRRRSQKRAIGRVYTVSPTEGEKFYLCILLSNVRGPTGWDDLLTVNGVQYSSFKQSAQYRRLLESDSSIRSCLVEASMLRIPCALRRLFATILIFCEPTDVRRLWDEFLSYMVDDYPSTSTTDKSFA; this is encoded by the coding sequence ATGTTGCTAATCCTAGAAAACAATGACAAGTTGAGTGATCCTGAccaatatgatagtttggttCGAGCGGAAATACCATGTAAAGAAGCAGAACCACACTTACATGAGGCAGTGCTAAGGCATATGGTCCATGGTTCTTGCAAAACACTTAATCAATCTTCACCACGCATGAAAAATGGTCAATGTAAACGCAACTATCCAAAAGAGTTTGTAGCAGAGACACGACGAGGTGATGACTCGTATCCTCAATATTGGAGGCAATTTGATACTCCAATCCCTATAAACCAAAATGTCACAATTGATTATAGATGGGTAGTTTCGTACAACCCTTGGCTACTACTGAAGTATGATTGCCATATCAATGTAGAGATATGTAGCAGTATCAAGAGTATAAAGTATCTATACAAGTATTGCTATAAGGGACCAGATTGTGTTGCAATGGAGGTTCACAGAAGTTCTCATTATGATGAGGTGAAACAGTTTATTGATGCAAGATGGATTGCTGCTCCAGAGGCATGCTGGAGAATATTCAAATTCAACCTTTACCGAATGTACCCATCAGTTGAAAGGTTGCAGGTTCGTTTGCCAAATCAACATCAAGTGAGCTTTTATGAGCACCAAACTATTTCTGAAATAGTTAATGATGAATATTTTTCAAGAACAATGCTCACTGAATTCTTTGCACTTAATCGGGTCGATGACCAACAATCTAGGCATCTTTTGTATAGGGAAATCTCAGAATATTACAGTTGGCACAACAAGGAAAAAGAATGGCGTCGACGCAGGTCACAAAAGAGGGCTATCGGTCGGGTCTATACTGTTTCACCAACAGAAGGAGAAAAATTCTATTTGTGTATTCTATTGTCAAATGTAAGAGGACCAACTGGTTGGGATGATTTGCTAACGGTGAATGGTGTCCAATATTCGTCCTTTAAGCAATCCGCTCAGTATCGAAGACTGTTAGAGAGTGATAGCAGTATAAGATCATGTTTGGTTGAGGCTTCCATGTTAAGAATACCATGTGCTTTAAGAAGGTTGTTTGCCACGATCTTAATTTTTTGTGAGCCAACAGATGTAAGAAGGTTGTGGGACGAGTTTCTTTCATACATGGTAGATGATTATCCATCAACAAGCACTACAGACAAATCGTTTGCTTAG